The window CGCAGGACGTCTACCTGTTCTTCACCGATTGGTCCAACTATCTGGCCGCCATAGTCTCCCTCGGGACGCTCTACTGCATCCACAAGGGGATCAGGAGTCCCCGCATCCTGTTGGTGCTGAAGCTGGCTGCCGTGACGATGCTCACGATCACATTGGTTGTGGTGGTCTTCGTCCTGGTCCCGTACCAGGGATGGGTCATACTGCTGAATCCGGAGGGCTCGCTCATGGCACATCTGATAAACCCCGTTCTGATGATCGTGGATTTCCTGTATCTCTCCGACATGAAGCCCATGGGTACGAAGGAGGCCCTGCTTTCTACGATTCCGATGCTGCTCTATGTGGTATTCATCGTAGTGTTCCTGATCATAGCCGGCAACGACGATCTGGCCCCGTATCCGTTCCTGAGGATCCATTCGCAGCCCGTGCTCATGACGTTGCTGGTCGGCGCAGGGGTGTTCGTCACGGAGTTCGTCGTATCATATGCCTACACGAAAGTCGTGAAAAGGACCAATCCCAACCTCCGCCAAGCATCCATATGATGTGCAGGGTTCTGCCCAGACGGCATGGACGATGCCAGTCGCAATGAAGGTTGGGTGTCAAAATAGAAGTTTCAGAGGCCGGGATCGAGAACGTACCGGCCTCCGATAGTTTTAGCTCAGGACAATCCGCTGAACAGCCTGGAGAAGGCCACCTTCAGGCTCTGATAGCCGTTGATGTTCTCGTAGTCCTCTCTGGTGTATTCGGTACAGTATTTCAGATCCTCCTCGAAGGCATCATCCATCTGCTTCCCCAGTTCCTTCGACAGTATCACGGCGTTGGTCTCGAAGTTCAGCACCAGGGACCTGTCGTCGAAATTGGCCGAACCGACGGAGCAGTACTCCCCGTCCACGACCATGGTCTTGGAGTGGACGAAACCCCTGTTGTACATGTACACCTTCACACCGTTCCCCATGACGGAATACGCGCTGCTGATGTTGCACCAGAACACGAACATGTGATCGGGCTTGTCGGGTATGATCACCTTGACATCGACACCGTTCGCCACCGCAACGGACAGGGCGTCCTGGAGGGAATCGTCGGGTATGAAGTAAGGCGAGTGCAGATACACGGACTTCTTCGCGTTCCTGATCAACTCCAGATATTCCAGCCTCACAGGGTTGAAATCGGCCACGTCTGGACCTCCCGAGACGGTCAGCACCCTCTTGTCCCCGGTGGTGTAGTACTCGGTGTTCCCGTAATAGTCCTGAAGCCTGTCCGGCGGACAGAGGGGTTTGCCAGTGGCATATTCCCAATCCATCTGGAACCTGACCTGTATCGCCTTGACGGCATCTCCCGAGAGCCTTACCGCTGTATCCCTCCAGAATCCGAGGGGGCCCTTTCCTAGGTATTCGTCACCGATGTTGAATCCGCCGCAGTATGCGATCTTCCCGTCGATGACCCCGATCTTCCTGTGGTTGCGGTTGTTCTTCTTGGGGCTGAACATCAGCCAGAGCACCTTGTGGAACACCGCGAACTCACCGCCGGCCTTCCTGTATACCTTTATGGATCTCTTTGGACCTTTGCCGACCCCGAAATCATCCGTCAGGAGCTTGACCTCGACCCCTTCCTTCACCTTCTGGGTGAGGATGTCCATGAGCTCGTTCCCCAACTCGTCATCCCTGATGATGTAGTATTCCAGATGAATGTACTTCTTGGCATTCCTGAGATCCTCGTACAGATCCCTGAACTTGTCCTCACCCAGCGTGTACAGCTTCACGTCGTTGTTGTTCGAGAAACCCAATCCGCCAACGTTCAAGATGGCATTGGCGGTACGCTTGTAGTCGGGATCCGGCTCCGCTTCCAGGAGATCCTTGCTCAAAGGAAGGACGTCATCTATCTCGTCATCCTTCAGCCCCTTCCTCTGGTACTTGGATTTGGAGTAGAACGTCTGTCCGACGAACAGGTATAGAACGAATCCGACAACTGGAAGGACCACCATGGCCAATCCCCACAGGAGAACCCTGGAGGGGTTGTTCTTCTCGGTGAAGAAGAGGATAAGCAGGAAGATTATGTCAGCCTGTATGATCAGCTGCGTCAACCAATCGATCATGATTTGGCCCCCATCGCTATCCTGACCTCGACATCGGCGACCAACAGGAGCATGAAGATCGCGATGATCAGGTCCGAGACGTGCTCTATGTATTCCCAATAGTTCTCTGCGGGCAGCAGGGCCTCTATGGCCATCAGCGTGAACGAGACGGCCAATATGGCCCAGATCACCTTCTTGAGGAGTCCCTTCTTACCGTTCGTGATGGCAAGCGCCATGAGGATTATGATTATTCCCAGGACGATGGTGATGCCCGTGATGATCATCCCTTCCTCAGGATGATCGGTGTACAGATACTCGGCCACTCCCATGAATGAATCGCCCAGGAAGGTACCCAGTCCGACGACCATCACATAACTGCGGAGAAGCTCCAACTGGGTGTTCTTCTTGGACATCGTCCTGTGCGCCTTGATCGCATACAGCAAGGCAACAACCGCGCTGCCGATACCTGCGACCAGACAGTACATCTTCGCGTCCGTGACATAATCCGGAATCAGCACGATATCGTCGGTGAAGGCGCCCAGGAGGACTATCGCCGCCTCGACTATCAACAAGACCGCGACTATCCAGAAGATCAATCCGATGGATCTTGTGTCTTCGAAAAACATCATTCCAAAACCACTGGAATGACAATCGACTAACGGATATTTAATCGGCCACTGTTCGGTCCTCTTTCCGGGGATAGTTCTCGGTCCCCCGGTAGCGGACGATCTGCGCCTTCCTATACACCGATGTCGGGATGTGCATGGCAAAGCGGCTCAGACTCGCCATGGCCATGACCGTCTTCATGGGAACATCCTTCTCACTGCCGACTATGATGTTCCTGTGCTTCACGATATCATCGAGGAACCCGTCCAGATCGGTGGCATCCGATAATGTGAGTACATGACCCAGCTCATGCAGGAGATGCCCGTCCGTACCGCCGGTGAAACCTATGCCGTACTCATTCGCGCAATCCCTCGCCCTCATATTCTCGTCGCGGAACATACCGCTGCAGATCACCTCGTAAGCATCGAACCTTCTCGAAATCTCCGGGTCCAATCTTCCCCTGTCGATCGCTTTCTGCACCCCCTTGACGGATGACAGATAACCCAGGGGATGCGCCGCCGAGACGACGCAATTGACATCTTCGAGGGAATCGAGTATCCACTGCGTACCCTTGTCTATCGCCAGCCAAGGGTTGGGGGAGAGGTTCGGCTTCACGTTTTCCGTCCAATACTCTTCCATCTCATCGTAGCTGTAGAAGTACACCAGTATGTGGGGCCCATCCCAGGAACTGATCTCGATCCCTGGGACAATGAACAGGCCGTAATCCTTGTTCAGTTCCTTTGCGTTCAGGGAGCCGACGATGAGATTGTGATCCGTTATCGCCAGACCCACTCCTCTCTTCTTGGCAAGGGTCAGGGCCCTCTTCACCGATGTGAATGAATCTGAATGAATGGTGTGGAAATGCATATCCGCGCATAGCATGTTCGATTCCCGGATCCAATCCATATCCGGTCTCTCGAATCTGACCCGGCCATCCGCTGAATTCTGCATGGCCGTGTATAGCGGTCTCGTTATTTCATTTATCTTGACGGTGTGCTCCCATCGGTATTCGCCGTGTATCTGACGGAACCCCCGGCACCCTCGGACTCTTCACATGCATACGATGCGCTGATGATCCTGATTGTGATAGTCGTGTTCGCGGTACCCATACTGGCGAAGAGAAGGATCTCGTGATCGGCGTCGCCAACCGTTATCTACATCCGAACCGATAACTGAAAAGTGTTCGAACTCTCCCTAGATGCCTATCAGAGTGCCGGCGTCGGCGCTGTGGTCCTGATAGCGGGATTCTTCCTGGTCAAGCATTCCCCGCTGCTCAGGAAGTACTGCATCCCCGCAGCGGTCATAGGCGGCCTGGTGTTCTCACTGATCATGCTGGTCACCTATGAGGCCGACATCATGGAGGTCACGTTCGACAACACGTTCTCGGACCTCTGCATGAGGGTGTTCTTCTGCTCCGTCGGTTTCCTGGCATCGTTCAGCATGCTGAGGTCCGGAGGCAGGATCCTCACCGTGATGGTCGTCATGATAATCGTCCTCGTGACACTCCAGAACGTGATAGGCGTCACAGCCGTGTCGCTGTTCGGCCAGGATCCGAAATACGGCCTCGCCCTGGGATCAATATCCCTCTGCGGAGGGCACGGGACGGCAGCGGCATACGGGAGCCTCCTGGTGGAGGAATACGGACTCGTGGGGGCGGATGTGGTTGCCATCGCATCGGCGACCTTCGGACTCGCCATCGCGGGTTTCATGGGCGGGCCTCTCGCGGGGCAACTCATAAAGAGGAACGGCCTGCACCCAGAGTCGGCCACCCTGGAGTCCACCGAGGAAAAGGAACAGCCCATCGTGAACGAGCGCTTCCTGAAGGCATTGATCCTCATAGTAATCTGCATGGGTGCTGGCACATTCGTGAACGCAGGCCTTGACGGCGTGGGGATCACCGTTCCCGGTTACTTCGGGGCACTGGTTGTGGCCATAGTAGTGAGGAACGTGGCGGACCTTTCCGGATACGAGGTGCCCGAGAAGGAGATCGAGGTCGTGGGATGGATATGCCTGTGCGTGTTCCTGGCCATGGCCCTAATGGCCATGAAGCTCTGGCAGCTTGCCAGCCTGGCGACGACCATGATTGTCACACTCCTGATCCAGACCGTGGTCCTGGCCGCCTTCGTGTATTACATCGTGTTCAGGCTGACGGGCAGGAACTACGAATCCGCCGCGCTCTGCGCCGGTACAGTGGGTTTCGGCATGGGTGCGACCCCCAACGCCGTCGCCAACGTGGAGGCCCTGATGCTGGAGCACGGTCCGGCACCCATGGCCTACTTCATGATCCCGATCCTGGGCGGGGTGTTCATGGACATCATCAACGTGAGCATCCTGACCGTCTTCCTCAACGTCCTCTGACGTCAGTTACTGATTGGAAGCTCAATCCAGAAGACTTCTCCCCGCCTCGCGGACACGCTCCAGCATCTCCGCGTTATCCTTGGAGAGCCCGTCGTCCCTCGTGCTGTGGAGGAAGATCGATGTCTCGAAATTCCTGCGCGTCAGGATCCTCTGCATCCTCTCCGCCGTGGGCTGGGCGTGCTTGATGGGTGCTCCCGCGGATACGATCACGAGGGCCTTCCTCTTCGGAGGCTCCGGCTGCTCCGTGTACAGCTTGAACGTCCTGTCCTCGTACATGTAGTACAGGCCCGTGGCCCTCCCGAAGTAGACCGGTGTGGCCACTATGAGCGCATCGCAGTTCCTCACATCCTCAAGGACCGGATTCAGATCATCATTCAGCGGACAGGGCTTGCCCTGCTTGCAGTTGTGACAGCCCTGACAGTCCATGAAGTCCAGCCTGTTCAGGAAATGGGTGCGGACGTCCGCTCCCGGTATGGCGTTCGCGGCCTCCATCGCCAATGTGGAGGTGTTCCCTTTGCGCGCGGGGCTAGCCAGTATGACACAGACCATCTTGGACATGATAATTCTCGAAGGAGTTGTATGATACATCCAACTATAATACTAGCGCATGTCCTGGTACTGTGATGGGTGATTTTGGGCTATCAGGCTCAAAGCATTAATCCTATGATGGGGATTCCCTTCCCACCATGGAAACGAGAAACATCGAAAAGGCCTACCTGGATTCCAAGATCGTGATGAAAGGGGATTACCCGTACTTCATCAACTCCATATCGGACGGCAACCCGCCCGTGACGCGCGAACTGCTCGACGAGATCGTCGGCGGTTTCCAGAGATTGGCAGACATGGACACCGATGTGTATCTCGCACCTGAGGCCATGGGTATACCCATCGCCTCGGCCCTGACCATGCGCACAGGTGTACCCTTCCAGATCATACGCAAGAGGGGGCACGGGACCCCCGGTGAGATCGTGATCACCAAGAGCACCGGATACGAGACATCCAAGCTGTATGTGAGCTCGATCGAGCCCGGTACCAAGGTGATCCTCGTGGACGATGTCCTGAGCACCGGAGGGACCATGGAGGCCACCGTCAAGGCCCTGCGCGACCACGGCATCATAGTGGAGAGGGCCCTGGTGGTCCTCAACAAGAGCCCCGACATCGAGGCTTTCTCCAAGAAGATCGATCTGGAGATCTGCTCCCTGATCGACGTCGGCGTCGAGGACGGGAAACCCGTCATCAAGAACAAGAAGACCGGACTGCTGTGAACAATCACTCCAGGAAATCGTCCAGCGTTCTTACCGAAGGTGCGGTTTCGACCGGATTCCAATCCGCATCCACAAGGGACACCTGCTTGCATCCGCCGCAGTCCAGACACCCGTAGCACACCGGCCTGTTCACGCATTCCCTGCACATGTGGCTGTTGTAGACCGGGCTCCCGATCTCATCATCCGTCAGGAGATGCCTGTCGTATGGACTGTACAGATTGTATCTCGGTCTCCCGAAGAACCTCCCCAATCCCGACCTGTACGCCCATCTTCCCTGTTCCTGGAGGGTCTCCAGCTCATATCTGGCCCCGTCCTTATAGAACACGGATCCGACGTAGTTCACTATGAGGTTCACACGGTTCTCCTCGCATGCCCTGCTGACGGCCTCGATCCATTCGTACCTGCAGGGCCTCCTCCCTCCGAATCCCTCTCCGGAGAGGTTCACCTGCTCTATCTGACCCGACGCGACAGCGGGGAATACGTCGACGGGCGATATCATAGGTGCCAGATTGAGCTGTTTGTGCTTCGCAGGGATCCTCTCGAACACCGGCCATCTCTCGTCGAACGCCCTTTGCGTCTCGCAGGTGATGCTGAGGATGACGTTCTCGTAGCCATCCCCCCAATCCTCCGGGAGGCAGCCCCGGATCCTGCCGACCCTCTTCGTGAGGATGTAGAATATGACGTCGGGGCGTTTCCTGATTATCGACCACATCTCATCGCGCCAGGGGTCCGCATCCTCGATGAACGTGTCCGAGGTCATGTTGATGCTCAGCATGAGTCCGGACGGGACCTTGTAGCGCCCCTTGCGGTCCTTCTGCAGCGGCAGATCGAATTCCTTGGTCCTGGAGACGGTGTCCGAATTCTCCGGGACCCCCCTCATCTCGTCCAGGAAGAACATGTAGCAGTTCTCGCACCCTTCGCTGCACCTCCTGCACCCGTGCCAGGGATTCCAGGTCCTTGGATTCGTCGTATCTCTCACCTCCTGCCTTGCAATCAACTATGCACATGCGACAATTTAGGTGCTCGCAAGGGACATCCGGGATTCCAGACCCCGACCTAGCCCTTTATACCTCAGCAACTGCTTTTCTTATCATCCATTGGACGTGGAGGCGGAGACATGGACTCGAAGAAACTTCTCCTTTTGGGGGTCGTCGTCATAGCGGCTATCGCAGCGGTGATGATCGTCTCCTGGGGTACCCAAGGCAACGAAAACGACAAACTCCCCAAATACACGGTGACCGGAGAGACGGACCTGGATGGTAACTTCTTCATCTCCTTCGTGTACTCCCAGAACATCATAATGATGGACGGGAAGGGGAACGTGGTCTGGAGCCATCACGAGGACGATCCCGCCGACGGGACCAAGGCAGGATTCTGGGACTTCAAGAAGCACGTGATCGACGGTAAGGTGTACTACAGCTACCACGACCAGAACGGGAAGGACGACCAGACCGAGACCTGGGACAGGATGGGGCTCGAGGGCTACGCTCCGGGAGAGAGGGTCATCCTCGATTCCAACTTCAATGAGGTCAAGCGCGTAAGGTTCGAGGAATCCACCACGGTGGATAAGGACCATCCCCTGGACGGACACGACTTCCTCATGATAGACCTGAACCACTACATCATGTCCGGATACATCAAGGACACAGTGTACAACATCCCAGGCTATGAGAGCGGATCAGAGGTCATCTACTCCTATCTTCAGGAGGTCCAGGACGGCGAGGTCGTCTGGGACTGGAGGAGCATCGACTATCCGGAGATCTACGACCTGGTCCAGACGGACGCCAACCCTGATGCGAGGGATTTCGCCAACGTCAAGGGCGCCCCCGACTACATCCACTTCAACGCCATGCGCCTGAACGACGACGGCGACCTCGTCTGTTCCTTCCGCCATCTGGACACCATCCTCGGACTGGACCGCACCAAGGACATGGCCAGCAACGAGCAGATCAAATGGAGGATCTCGGGCGTGCATGACGAGTTCGGCCTCACCGAGGACGAGAAGACCTCCGGCCAGCATTACGTCACCGTCGAAGGGGACATCATCCGTGCGTTCGACAACCACAACATCACCGGCAAGACCCGCGTCGTGTCCTACGAGATCGATCTTGACAACAGGGAGCTGAAGGAGTTCAAGCAATACAGGATCGACGGCAAGTTCTCATCCGCGTGCGGATCGGCTGTGCACATCAAGGACGACATCTTCGCGCTGGGATGGGGACGTTCAGAGAACGATTCCGTCAACATGTGCGTCTACGACTTCGCGACGGACACCGAACTCATCAGGATGACCCTGGAGAATGCCAACAACTTCACTTACCGCTGCGCCTACTACGACTGAACGGTCATCTGGCACATGCGTGAATGGATAGTAATGCGGGGTATGCGAAGAAGCCCCAGAGCATCATCAGCATGCCCCCGATCATCATGCCGACGGTCGGTATCAGATAATAGGGCACCAGCAGTAGCAGGGCGCCTACGATCATCCCCTGGACGTAACCGACGGCGGCCTTCCTGGCCGTGGTATCGGGGACCTCGTATCCGAGATACAGCCTGTCCATGATCCTGGCCGCGACCAGCCCGTACATGAATCCCGCATAGCCGAGCGTGTCGGAAACATCCCCTTCCCACACGGTCAGGGTAACCACGAACAGCACCGTGAAGACGGCTGCATAAGCGACGTTCGCCAGGATGTACCTCCTGTCGTCATCGTAGGTCAGATCGGTGACCTTCCATGCTATCGCCACCGCGGCCAGTCCCACCGTGATGCCCGCGAGCACATCCAGCGGAGTATGCGCACAGAGCACCAGCCTTCCGATCACGATCAGGACGGTCAGGACTATGAGGGCTGCGGACAGCATCCTCTTCCTTGTCATCAGCGCCGCGGGCAGCAGCGACGACGTCACGGATGCCGTATGACCGCTCGGCAGGGCATATCCTCCCGAGTTCGTTCCTTGAGGCGGCTCGATCAGTCCGGAATCCAGCTGCCACGGTCTCGGCTGGGCTATGCCGAACTTTACGCACATAGAGAACACAATGGACGATACGAATCCCATCGCGAGGATCTCCCCCTGCTTCTTGTCCACATACCAGTAGAACAGGGTCGCCAGCAGTATCGGCAGGACGAGATAGAACACCCTGGACGAGAGGATCACGAACAGCGTCTCCACTATGGGGTTAGCCAATCTGAAATCCTGCAGCGGGAACAGCAGCTCGATCCCTGTCCACATCTTGCCTCAGCCTGAACGGATATTGCTCACGGTTATATGTCAATGACTCCTCCATCCCTTCATGGAGATCCCAAACCATATCGAAGTGCGCGGAGCGAAGATCCACAACCTGAAGAATATAGACGTGGACATCCCTCTGAACAAGGTCGTCGGAATCGCGGGCGTATCCGGTTCCGGAAAGTCCTCCCTGGCTCTTGGGACGCTCTATGCCGAGGGCTCGAGACGTTATCTCGAGGCCCTGTCCACATACACCCGCAGGAGGATGACCCAGGCATCCCGTTCCGAGGTCGACGACATCCGTTACGTTCCTGCGGCGCTGGCATTGCATCAGCGCCCCGGGGTCCCCGGGATCAGGAGCACGTTCGGGACCTCTACCGAACTGCTCAACAACGTCAGGCTCATGTACTCGAGACTGGCCAACCACAGGTGCCCCAACGGGCACTATCTCGAACCGAACATCGACTTCGCCGCCATGATCGACATTAGGTGCCCCGTCTGCGGTGCCGTCGTCAGCCCTCCAAGCGCGGAGGACCTGGCGTTCAACAGCACCGGCGCCTGCAAGAAATGCGGCGGTACCGGGGTCGTCCACGAGGTCGACGAGAGCACCCTCGTCCCCGACGAGTCGAAGACCATAGATGAAGGAGCTGTCCTGCCGTGGCAGACCCTGATGTGGTCGCTCATGAAGGACATAGCCAGGGACAACGGCGTCCGCACCGATGTCCCGTTCAGGGACCTGACCGAGAAGGAGAGGGAATTCGTCCTCCACGGGCCTCCGAACAAGCATCATCTGCTCTATTACAACGAGAAGTCCGGCAACGCCGGGGAGATGGATTTCACATACTACAGCGCGGCCTACACCGTCGAGAACGCCCTTTCCAAGGTCAAGGACGAGAAGGGCATGAAGAGGGTGGAGAAATTCCTGAAGTTCGGAACTTGCCCCTGCTGCAACGGGACGAGACTGTCCGAGGAGGCGCGTGCCCCCCTGCTCAGGGGGATCTCCATCGACAAAACCTGCCAGATGACCCTTTCGGAACTCACGGAATGGGTGAAGGGCGTGCCTGGTTCCCTCCCGCCGAAGATGGTCCCGATGGCCGAGAGCATCTGCGAATCGTTCCACGACACGGCCAGGAGGCTCCTGGACCTGGGATTGGGATATCTCACGCTGGACCGTGCCACGTCCACGCTGTCCACAGGTGAGAGGCAGCGGGCACAGCTCGCAAGGTCCGTCCGCAACCGCACCACAGGAGTGCTGTATGTGCTGGACGAACCGTCGATAGGCCTGCACCCCTCCAACGTGGAGGGACTAATCGGCGTCATGGACGACCTGATCTCCGACGGGAACTCGATCGTCCTCGTGGACCACGACACGCAGATCCTCCGCCGTTCGGACTGGATTGTCGAGCTAGGCCCAAAGGCGGGTGCCGAAGGGGGCAACGTCATCGCGGAAGGCACGGTGGACGACCTGATCTCGGACAAGGGCTCCATGATCGGAAGGTTCCTGAAGGAAGGCAATAACGACCTTCGGAAGAGATGCGGGAGGGACGAGGTCTTCGCCAAGGGATCCATAACGATGAGCACCGACCGTATCCACACCGTCAAACCTCTGAGTGTGAGGATCCCGAGGGGCCGCATGACGGTCGTCACGGGTGTATCGGGAAGCGGGAAGACCACGATGGTCCTTGACAGCCTGGTCCCTGCCATGGAATCCGCCATCGTCGGCAGGGAGCTTCCCTCCCATGTGAAGTCTGTGGACCTGGGCGGCATCAGCCGCGTGAAGCTGATAGATGCCACCCCGATAGGGATCAACGTCCGCTCGACTGTAGCCACCTATGCGGATGTCCATGACGAACTCCGCAAGGTGTTCGCTAGGACCGATTCCGCCAAGGACAGAAATGTCAAGGCAGGGGACCTGTCCTACAACACAGGCAGACTGAGATGCCCGCTGTGCGACGGTACCGGCTCGATCAGCCTGGATGTGCAGTTCCTTCCTGATGTGGACATACCCTGTCCGGACTGCAACGGGTCCCGTTACTGCCCGGATGCATTCAAGATCACGAGGACTTCGAAGAACGGCGGGACCCAATCCCTGCCTGAACTGATGGAGATGGATGTTGACACGGCCCTGGAGGCCTGCAGCGACCTGAAGGTCGTGAGGAACAGGCTCCAGATGCTCCACGATGTGGGTCTCGGTTATCTCACGCTCGGGGAGGCCACCCCCGGCCTGTCCGGAGGAGAGGCCCAGCGCCTGAAACTGGCCAGCGAGATGGTCCGCGGACAGGACGACACACTGTTCATATTCGATGAGCCCACCATAGGACTCCACCCGCTGGACGTCCAGGTCCTCATGGGCATATTCCAGCACCTGGTGGAGCTGGGGGCCACAGTCCTGGTCATCGAGCACGACCTCGATGTCATAAGGAACGCGGATTACATCATAGACATGGGCCCGTACGGCGGAGAAGAGGGCGGGACGATAACCGTGTCGGGAACGCCAGAAGATGTGAAGGCGTGTCCCGACAGCATCACCGCCAGATACCTGTGATCAGTGGTGCATCGGCTGTATCGGCGGCTGGTCGCCGTCGAGGAACCTCTTGACGGTGGGAACTTCCACCATGCTGCAGATCAATTCCGCGGCATCGTTACCCTTCTCGTTGTAGGGGATCAACGCACCCTTGGCCAGATACGGGAAGACGCTCCTCTCGCCCG of the methanogenic archaeon mixed culture ISO4-G1 genome contains:
- a CDS encoding phospholipase D/transphosphatidylase, whose amino-acid sequence is MIDWLTQLIIQADIIFLLILFFTEKNNPSRVLLWGLAMVVLPVVGFVLYLFVGQTFYSKSKYQRKGLKDDEIDDVLPLSKDLLEAEPDPDYKRTANAILNVGGLGFSNNNDVKLYTLGEDKFRDLYEDLRNAKKYIHLEYYIIRDDELGNELMDILTQKVKEGVEVKLLTDDFGVGKGPKRSIKVYRKAGGEFAVFHKVLWLMFSPKKNNRNHRKIGVIDGKIAYCGGFNIGDEYLGKGPLGFWRDTAVRLSGDAVKAIQVRFQMDWEYATGKPLCPPDRLQDYYGNTEYYTTGDKRVLTVSGGPDVADFNPVRLEYLELIRNAKKSVYLHSPYFIPDDSLQDALSVAVANGVDVKVIIPDKPDHMFVFWCNISSAYSVMGNGVKVYMYNRGFVHSKTMVVDGEYCSVGSANFDDRSLVLNFETNAVILSKELGKQMDDAFEEDLKYCTEYTREDYENINGYQSLKVAFSRLFSGLS
- a CDS encoding PHP domain-containing protein; translation: MQNSADGRVRFERPDMDWIRESNMLCADMHFHTIHSDSFTSVKRALTLAKKRGVGLAITDHNLIVGSLNAKELNKDYGLFIVPGIEISSWDGPHILVYFYSYDEMEEYWTENVKPNLSPNPWLAIDKGTQWILDSLEDVNCVVSAAHPLGYLSSVKGVQKAIDRGRLDPEISRRFDAYEVICSGMFRDENMRARDCANEYGIGFTGGTDGHLLHELGHVLTLSDATDLDGFLDDIVKHRNIIVGSEKDVPMKTVMAMASLSRFAMHIPTSVYRKAQIVRYRGTENYPRKEDRTVAD
- a CDS encoding sodium/glutamate symporter GltS, whose protein sequence is MFELSLDAYQSAGVGAVVLIAGFFLVKHSPLLRKYCIPAAVIGGLVFSLIMLVTYEADIMEVTFDNTFSDLCMRVFFCSVGFLASFSMLRSGGRILTVMVVMIIVLVTLQNVIGVTAVSLFGQDPKYGLALGSISLCGGHGTAAAYGSLLVEEYGLVGADVVAIASATFGLAIAGFMGGPLAGQLIKRNGLHPESATLESTEEKEQPIVNERFLKALILIVICMGAGTFVNAGLDGVGITVPGYFGALVVAIVVRNVADLSGYEVPEKEIEVVGWICLCVFLAMALMAMKLWQLASLATTMIVTLLIQTVVLAAFVYYIVFRLTGRNYESAALCAGTVGFGMGATPNAVANVEALMLEHGPAPMAYFMIPILGGVFMDIINVSILTVFLNVL
- a CDS encoding NADPH-dependent FMN reductase yields the protein MSKMVCVILASPARKGNTSTLAMEAANAIPGADVRTHFLNRLDFMDCQGCHNCKQGKPCPLNDDLNPVLEDVRNCDALIVATPVYFGRATGLYYMYEDRTFKLYTEQPEPPKRKALVIVSAGAPIKHAQPTAERMQRILTRRNFETSIFLHSTRDDGLSKDNAEMLERVREAGRSLLD
- a CDS encoding adenine phosphoribosyltransferase: METRNIEKAYLDSKIVMKGDYPYFINSISDGNPPVTRELLDEIVGGFQRLADMDTDVYLAPEAMGIPIASALTMRTGVPFQIIRKRGHGTPGEIVITKSTGYETSKLYVSSIEPGTKVILVDDVLSTGGTMEATVKALRDHGIIVERALVVLNKSPDIEAFSKKIDLEICSLIDVGVEDGKPVIKNKKTGLL
- a CDS encoding PAP2 superfamily protein, whose protein sequence is MWTGIELLFPLQDFRLANPIVETLFVILSSRVFYLVLPILLATLFYWYVDKKQGEILAMGFVSSIVFSMCVKFGIAQPRPWQLDSGLIEPPQGTNSGGYALPSGHTASVTSSLLPAALMTRKRMLSAALIVLTVLIVIGRLVLCAHTPLDVLAGITVGLAAVAIAWKVTDLTYDDDRRYILANVAYAAVFTVLFVVTLTVWEGDVSDTLGYAGFMYGLVAARIMDRLYLGYEVPDTTARKAAVGYVQGMIVGALLLLVPYYLIPTVGMMIGGMLMMLWGFFAYPALLSIHACAR
- a CDS encoding excinuclease ABC subunit A UvrA yields the protein MEIPNHIEVRGAKIHNLKNIDVDIPLNKVVGIAGVSGSGKSSLALGTLYAEGSRRYLEALSTYTRRRMTQASRSEVDDIRYVPAALALHQRPGVPGIRSTFGTSTELLNNVRLMYSRLANHRCPNGHYLEPNIDFAAMIDIRCPVCGAVVSPPSAEDLAFNSTGACKKCGGTGVVHEVDESTLVPDESKTIDEGAVLPWQTLMWSLMKDIARDNGVRTDVPFRDLTEKEREFVLHGPPNKHHLLYYNEKSGNAGEMDFTYYSAAYTVENALSKVKDEKGMKRVEKFLKFGTCPCCNGTRLSEEARAPLLRGISIDKTCQMTLSELTEWVKGVPGSLPPKMVPMAESICESFHDTARRLLDLGLGYLTLDRATSTLSTGERQRAQLARSVRNRTTGVLYVLDEPSIGLHPSNVEGLIGVMDDLISDGNSIVLVDHDTQILRRSDWIVELGPKAGAEGGNVIAEGTVDDLISDKGSMIGRFLKEGNNDLRKRCGRDEVFAKGSITMSTDRIHTVKPLSVRIPRGRMTVVTGVSGSGKTTMVLDSLVPAMESAIVGRELPSHVKSVDLGGISRVKLIDATPIGINVRSTVATYADVHDELRKVFARTDSAKDRNVKAGDLSYNTGRLRCPLCDGTGSISLDVQFLPDVDIPCPDCNGSRYCPDAFKITRTSKNGGTQSLPELMEMDVDTALEACSDLKVVRNRLQMLHDVGLGYLTLGEATPGLSGGEAQRLKLASEMVRGQDDTLFIFDEPTIGLHPLDVQVLMGIFQHLVELGATVLVIEHDLDVIRNADYIIDMGPYGGEEGGTITVSGTPEDVKACPDSITARYL